A section of the Paenibacillus aurantius genome encodes:
- a CDS encoding helix-turn-helix domain-containing protein, with translation MTSQDKYTFLVKALLVMVMVSSLPLLLFSSYNINLVITKAMEMVNSKNQNELTRTGVLMNNSLRQVRELANSIMTEKAFASTQTESGKWKALQLLTEKQFANPYIKEVTLYNENQKYMLIPSYGIDRNMRYRPDPEMEAVVSRMSFYEVKTTDTKTDDGHYTVDIIGKLPVVTEDRNSLILHLDIEKIYYDFLKQLNVDPELYDYYLTNAEGTVLYHPNLALVGQTFSGLESSKPDRKINTYQLDSMNWKLVSEVNSRLLYRDVTVLRGRMVTIAFAASVLLLLLIVMGLRYLYKPFRYIAQRAEENEAKWKKTMLYRLIKDPQPRSADLERFLPAYSSYLVVVVFMIKHEEEAVPDHSSILEMVEDRLPKMFRADFFREEREMISLVQLSDPDINRFLTELMLELDGDWMEQLMICVGGVHSLLDIHNSYTEAMYACNIGRIYSDTDVYCFSKLPMDYETRNLAIPAVEEMELAIRQHNEKAYSEALDVLFSDKLTVVEYNHNFYLTVSLLLRLYGQESLSFLQELNRLITERGIMNITGVKQFFLSKFQTFQKEYDGDTKNYFHKIEAFIASKYRVNFSLDELAEAAGVTKQHLIALFKQFYNRTPVEYINEYRIEKAKQHLADSAARISDVGTLAGFNSNSYFAKVFKQYTGITPSEYRQLIHNRQP, from the coding sequence ATGACGTCACAAGATAAGTATACTTTCCTTGTAAAAGCGTTGCTGGTTATGGTGATGGTCTCCAGTCTGCCGTTGCTGCTGTTCAGTTCGTACAACATCAACCTTGTCATTACGAAAGCGATGGAGATGGTTAATTCCAAAAATCAAAACGAGCTTACCCGTACCGGAGTGCTGATGAATAACAGTCTCCGCCAGGTAAGGGAGCTGGCCAATTCGATCATGACGGAGAAAGCCTTTGCCAGCACTCAAACCGAGAGCGGCAAATGGAAAGCGCTTCAGCTGCTGACGGAAAAGCAGTTTGCTAACCCTTACATCAAAGAAGTAACCCTATACAACGAAAATCAGAAGTACATGCTCATTCCCAGTTACGGCATTGACCGGAATATGAGGTATCGTCCTGATCCCGAAATGGAAGCGGTTGTCTCCCGTATGTCCTTTTATGAAGTAAAGACGACGGATACCAAGACAGATGACGGGCACTATACCGTGGATATAATCGGCAAGCTCCCGGTCGTGACGGAGGATCGCAACAGCCTGATCCTTCACCTCGACATCGAAAAAATCTATTATGACTTTCTGAAACAGCTGAACGTGGACCCGGAGCTTTACGATTATTATTTGACGAATGCGGAAGGGACCGTTCTTTATCATCCCAATCTGGCGCTCGTCGGCCAAACCTTCTCGGGGCTCGAATCAAGCAAGCCCGACCGAAAGATCAACACTTACCAGCTGGACTCGATGAACTGGAAGCTTGTGAGTGAAGTGAACAGCCGTCTTCTCTACCGCGATGTAACCGTCCTCCGCGGAAGAATGGTTACGATCGCTTTTGCCGCCTCGGTTTTACTCCTCCTTCTTATTGTAATGGGCCTAAGGTATCTTTATAAACCGTTTCGCTATATCGCCCAGCGTGCCGAGGAGAACGAGGCGAAATGGAAGAAAACCATGCTGTACCGGTTAATCAAAGACCCGCAGCCCCGGAGTGCCGATCTCGAACGATTTCTTCCGGCTTATTCCTCTTATTTGGTTGTAGTGGTATTCATGATTAAGCACGAGGAGGAGGCGGTTCCGGACCATTCCTCCATCTTGGAGATGGTGGAGGATCGCCTGCCGAAAATGTTCCGCGCAGACTTCTTTCGGGAGGAGCGGGAAATGATCTCGCTTGTTCAGCTTTCCGATCCGGATATTAACCGGTTTCTGACGGAGCTGATGCTTGAACTGGACGGCGACTGGATGGAGCAGCTGATGATCTGCGTAGGAGGCGTTCATTCCCTGCTCGATATTCATAATTCGTACACGGAAGCGATGTATGCCTGTAACATCGGGCGGATCTATTCGGATACGGATGTCTACTGCTTCAGCAAGCTGCCAATGGACTATGAAACCCGGAATCTGGCCATTCCCGCTGTAGAAGAGATGGAGCTGGCGATACGGCAGCATAACGAGAAAGCTTATTCCGAAGCGTTGGATGTTCTGTTCTCGGATAAGCTTACGGTCGTGGAATACAATCATAATTTTTATTTGACCGTTTCCCTGCTCCTTCGCCTGTACGGACAAGAAAGCTTATCCTTCCTTCAGGAGCTGAACCGGTTGATCACGGAGCGGGGAATCATGAACATCACGGGAGTGAAGCAATTTTTCCTCTCCAAATTTCAAACCTTCCAGAAGGAATACGACGGGGATACCAAAAACTATTTCCACAAAATTGAAGCCTTTATTGCTTCGAAGTATCGGGTCAACTTTTCCTTGGATGAGTTGGCGGAAGCAGCCGGCGTAACCAAGCAGCACCTCATTGCCCTGTTCAAGCAGTTTTACAATCGGACGCCCGTCGAATATATAAACGAATACCGTATAGAGAAAGCCAAGCAGCATCTGGCCGATTCGGCCGCTAGAATATCCGACGTTGGTACCCTGGCCGGTTTCAACAGCAACAGTTATTTTGCGAAGGTTTTCAAGCAATACACCGGTATTACCCCATCGGAGTACCGCCAGCTCATCCACAACCGGCAGCCGTAA
- a CDS encoding type 2 periplasmic-binding domain-containing protein, whose product MGRSSGKGRSKAWFLSAVSLAVMLTACSSGAPQDKEVAAAGTAAPKKAAKIVALSYNPSYDRKGSPEEKHVHDLIQEKTGADVEVIFTPSDQFASKRNLMLSSDEQLDFAEVSVADAINLYKNNAIIAVDDLLNTYGPNLKKNVKPQAFKQVTFQGKILGIPREAPVITPDALQIRTDWLKNLGLSVPKSIEDFEKVMDAFKNGDPDRNGKNDTYPLTTGWGNFGKLETIFSPNFLPQAMAWWKDSDGKLKPAELHPGYSAMMAKFVEWNKKGYIWPDMLLSNMAKQQEVIAQNKAGTVAGWFSSTIVNAHDVLRKTVPDAEYQPIMLEGKGINKLETTSYAGTVMVIFKKSKHPEEVMKLFNFEGTYDGWLLGTYGVAGENYNMLPDGMIEFISDDKTDINKAKYYAKYSWVGIVWEGKPAWPIKTWVGEQYNLKKQQVESLPRFDSIDKTVFYDQTKWKSSSRLNDMKTYLDEQKVKVFTGEVPVNDWEKIMKKWLEMGGQQMIEDRNADYAEQSK is encoded by the coding sequence ATGGGTCGAAGCAGCGGAAAGGGGCGGTCGAAGGCGTGGTTTCTTTCAGCCGTGTCACTTGCTGTCATGCTTACAGCATGCAGCTCTGGAGCACCCCAGGACAAGGAGGTGGCGGCGGCCGGCACGGCCGCCCCGAAGAAGGCGGCCAAAATTGTAGCGTTGTCCTACAATCCATCGTATGACCGCAAAGGATCACCCGAGGAGAAGCATGTGCATGATCTCATCCAAGAAAAAACGGGAGCGGACGTGGAGGTAATCTTTACCCCGAGCGATCAGTTCGCGAGCAAACGGAACCTGATGCTTTCGTCTGACGAGCAGCTGGATTTTGCCGAAGTTTCCGTTGCCGACGCCATCAACTTATATAAGAACAATGCCATCATCGCCGTAGACGACCTGCTGAATACTTACGGGCCGAATCTCAAGAAGAATGTGAAGCCGCAAGCCTTCAAGCAGGTTACCTTCCAAGGCAAAATTCTCGGGATTCCCCGGGAAGCTCCCGTTATTACGCCGGACGCGCTGCAAATCCGCACGGACTGGCTGAAGAACCTCGGGCTTTCCGTTCCCAAAAGCATAGAAGACTTCGAGAAGGTCATGGATGCCTTCAAGAATGGGGACCCCGACCGTAACGGCAAGAACGATACCTATCCGCTCACGACCGGATGGGGCAACTTCGGCAAGCTGGAGACGATCTTCAGCCCGAATTTCTTGCCTCAAGCTATGGCCTGGTGGAAGGACAGCGACGGCAAGCTTAAGCCGGCCGAGCTCCATCCCGGTTATTCGGCGATGATGGCCAAATTCGTGGAATGGAACAAGAAAGGGTACATTTGGCCCGACATGCTGCTCTCCAACATGGCCAAGCAGCAGGAGGTCATCGCCCAGAACAAAGCGGGGACTGTCGCCGGCTGGTTCTCCTCCACCATTGTGAATGCCCATGACGTCCTGCGCAAAACGGTTCCCGACGCGGAATACCAGCCGATCATGCTGGAGGGCAAGGGGATCAACAAGCTGGAGACAACCTCTTATGCCGGAACCGTTATGGTGATTTTCAAGAAGAGCAAGCATCCGGAAGAAGTGATGAAGCTGTTCAATTTCGAAGGAACCTATGACGGATGGCTGCTGGGCACTTACGGGGTGGCCGGGGAGAACTACAATATGCTTCCCGACGGCATGATCGAATTCATTTCCGACGATAAAACGGATATCAACAAGGCCAAGTATTATGCGAAATATTCGTGGGTCGGCATCGTTTGGGAAGGGAAGCCGGCTTGGCCGATCAAGACCTGGGTCGGCGAGCAGTACAACCTGAAGAAGCAGCAGGTCGAAAGCCTTCCGCGGTTTGACTCCATCGACAAGACCGTGTTCTACGATCAAACGAAATGGAAGTCCTCTTCCCGGCTGAACGATATGAAGACCTATTTGGACGAACAAAAAGTAAAGGTCTTTACAGGGGAAGTTCCCGTCAACGACTGGGAGAAGATCATGAAGAAATGGCTCGAAATGGGGGGCCAGCAAATGATTGAGGACCGGAATGCCGACTATGCGGAGCAAAGCAAATAA
- a CDS encoding ABC transporter permease, translating to MKGSPAAPADKSVFHSAPHGAAVKRKGGMFPLWRYKFLYLLLLPGLLHVVIFHYIPMYGIVIAFQNFSPYAGVSSIFQDPQWVGLDHFRAFFQSYYFGRIIGNTLLISSYKILFGFPAPVILALLLNEIRHARFKKVVQTITYLPHFLSWVILSGLILTLLSPTTGMVSKIIMNLGGPQTNLLASPDFFRPLLVGSEVWAGVGWGSIIYLAALAGIDPAQYESAKMDGAGRFQQMLYISLPGMANILSIIFIFAVAGILNAGFEQVLLLYSPNVYSVGDIIDTYVYREGLINNKYSYAQAVGLFKNVVGLVFLLVTNYIVKRLGKEGIW from the coding sequence TTGAAGGGGTCTCCAGCCGCGCCTGCCGATAAGAGTGTTTTCCATTCGGCTCCTCACGGGGCGGCCGTCAAACGAAAAGGGGGGATGTTCCCTCTCTGGAGGTATAAATTCCTTTACCTCCTGCTGCTGCCAGGGCTGCTGCATGTCGTGATCTTTCACTATATTCCGATGTATGGAATCGTCATCGCCTTTCAGAATTTCAGCCCTTACGCCGGGGTGAGCTCCATCTTCCAGGATCCCCAATGGGTGGGTCTGGACCATTTTCGCGCCTTCTTCCAGTCGTATTATTTCGGAAGAATTATCGGCAATACGCTCCTGATCAGCAGCTACAAAATTCTGTTCGGGTTTCCCGCCCCCGTTATCCTGGCTCTGCTCCTGAATGAAATCCGGCATGCCCGCTTCAAAAAAGTGGTTCAGACCATTACTTATTTGCCGCATTTCCTGTCATGGGTTATCCTTTCCGGCTTGATCCTGACCCTGCTGTCCCCGACAACCGGGATGGTCAGCAAAATTATCATGAACCTGGGCGGTCCGCAAACCAACCTGCTCGCGAGTCCGGATTTTTTCCGTCCCCTCCTGGTTGGAAGCGAAGTATGGGCCGGAGTCGGCTGGGGGAGCATCATCTATTTGGCCGCTCTTGCGGGGATCGATCCGGCCCAATACGAAAGCGCTAAGATGGACGGGGCCGGCCGGTTCCAGCAAATGCTTTATATCAGCCTTCCGGGGATGGCCAACATCCTATCCATTATCTTTATCTTTGCGGTCGCCGGCATTCTGAATGCGGGCTTCGAGCAGGTGCTGCTGCTTTATTCTCCGAACGTTTACAGCGTCGGCGATATTATCGATACGTATGTTTACCGGGAAGGCCTGATTAACAACAAGTATTCGTACGCACAGGCCGTCGGATTGTTTAAGAACGTCGTCGGTCTGGTGTTCCTGCTTGTCACCAACTACATCGTGAAGAGGTTGGGGAAGGAGGGCATATGGTAA
- a CDS encoding carbohydrate ABC transporter permease codes for MVRKNAFDYANSALMLLFCCSIIVPFLFVVSQSLMSNEDVLKHGVTLIPKHITFYAYKYLLVDNTFLYRAFANSVFVTTVGTGLCLLVTGGMAYALSKKYLPYRHAITLFVMATMFFSGGLIPSYLLVVGLGLKNSLWALMVPSFLSVWNMFLLRNFFMELPREVEESAYLDGANDVTILGRIAIPMSLPALATIGLFYAVGFWNSWVPASIYLNDPDKWPLQMLVKTLLTSFDPSQGGGSQDLLMVLSKDSVRSAAIILTTLPIMLVYPFLQKYFVKGITVGSIKG; via the coding sequence ATGGTAAGGAAGAATGCCTTTGATTACGCCAATAGCGCTCTGATGCTTCTGTTCTGCTGCAGCATCATCGTGCCCTTCCTGTTCGTCGTCAGCCAATCGCTCATGTCCAATGAGGATGTGCTGAAACACGGGGTTACCTTGATCCCCAAGCATATAACCTTCTATGCCTATAAATATTTGCTGGTGGACAATACCTTTCTTTATCGGGCCTTTGCCAACTCGGTGTTCGTCACCACGGTAGGGACGGGGCTTTGTCTGCTGGTAACCGGAGGGATGGCATACGCTCTATCCAAAAAATACTTGCCGTACCGCCATGCCATCACTCTATTCGTCATGGCCACCATGTTTTTCAGCGGGGGTCTCATTCCGTCCTACCTGCTCGTGGTAGGGCTGGGGCTGAAAAATTCCCTGTGGGCTTTAATGGTACCTTCCTTTCTGAGCGTATGGAACATGTTCCTGCTTCGAAATTTTTTTATGGAGCTCCCCCGCGAAGTGGAGGAATCCGCTTATCTGGATGGGGCGAACGATGTAACGATTCTCGGAAGGATCGCGATCCCGATGTCGCTTCCCGCCCTCGCTACGATCGGTTTGTTTTATGCGGTCGGCTTCTGGAACAGCTGGGTGCCGGCATCCATTTATTTGAATGACCCGGACAAATGGCCTTTGCAAATGCTGGTGAAGACGCTGTTGACCTCCTTTGATCCAAGTCAAGGAGGCGGCTCCCAGGACCTGCTGATGGTCCTGTCGAAGGACAGCGTCCGCTCGGCTGCCATCATCCTGACCACGCTGCCCATTATGCTGGTGTATCCTTTCCTGCAAAAGTATTTTGTCAAAGGCATTACCGTCGGTTCGATCAAAGGGTAG
- a CDS encoding glycoside hydrolase family protein, with amino-acid sequence MGKLLFWDDTSIEHRSEVMFVPHRPEKCRANPLMAGNAFHGGPQTVMYNAQNRLFQMWYASTNAAKEPVLLCYTSKDGITWEAPEWGVYDDTTFPNVVMKSGCPGVPHVNFNIQRIVRDEQEPDPDKRYQMLYFDRSPETGFHGVGAAASPDGIHWTRMNGGDFVFRGHDAFNVMVDKKNGRYNVYHIQLLTKGASPYTAHDNAPAIRRVVGLRTSGNFRDWTEHGQIITVDGADPVDLQHYFFSVSAYEDYYVGLLNAYYTESQVGDTVFLFSKNGVHWDKRYAGYKPESFLPLGDEGDWDSGFLFSVQEPVPVGDRIYFYYQAMNRPHNWIAWFENERDFLGRLSAQRQWEAKLGQRKVYEKEVIQALYEELAARVEKRQQTEQALFIRGMGLATLREDGFVSLTGRKGKPGLVITKPFPLGEKLFVNADCRAGTLSASLTDEAGNPLEGGEACHLSGHDGTRLELSWSSLPGAERAGRNVKLHLTLQDCHLYSVVF; translated from the coding sequence ATGGGAAAGCTGCTTTTTTGGGACGACACTTCTATCGAGCACCGGTCGGAGGTGATGTTCGTCCCGCACCGTCCGGAGAAATGCCGGGCCAATCCGCTGATGGCCGGAAACGCCTTCCATGGAGGGCCCCAGACGGTCATGTACAACGCTCAGAACCGGCTGTTTCAGATGTGGTATGCCAGCACGAACGCTGCCAAGGAACCGGTTCTGCTCTGTTACACCTCGAAGGACGGAATAACGTGGGAAGCGCCGGAATGGGGAGTTTATGATGACACGACTTTTCCCAATGTCGTCATGAAATCCGGCTGCCCCGGGGTTCCGCATGTGAATTTCAACATCCAGCGGATCGTACGGGACGAACAGGAGCCCGATCCGGACAAGCGATACCAAATGCTCTACTTCGACCGGTCGCCGGAAACCGGCTTCCACGGCGTGGGAGCGGCGGCTTCCCCGGACGGAATTCATTGGACGCGGATGAATGGAGGAGATTTCGTTTTCCGCGGCCATGACGCCTTTAATGTGATGGTGGATAAGAAGAACGGACGGTACAACGTCTATCACATTCAGCTGCTGACGAAGGGAGCTTCCCCGTATACGGCCCATGACAACGCTCCCGCCATCCGGAGAGTAGTGGGGCTTCGAACGAGCGGGAATTTCCGGGACTGGACGGAGCACGGACAAATTATTACGGTGGACGGGGCCGACCCGGTCGATTTGCAGCATTATTTTTTTTCGGTAAGTGCCTATGAGGATTACTATGTGGGGCTGCTCAATGCGTATTATACCGAGTCCCAGGTGGGGGATACGGTCTTTCTGTTCAGTAAGAATGGCGTCCATTGGGATAAGCGCTACGCCGGCTATAAGCCGGAGAGCTTTCTCCCTTTGGGGGATGAGGGCGATTGGGACAGCGGCTTCCTGTTTTCCGTGCAAGAGCCCGTTCCGGTCGGCGACCGGATCTATTTCTACTATCAGGCGATGAACCGTCCGCATAACTGGATCGCCTGGTTCGAGAACGAAAGGGACTTCCTTGGGCGGTTATCCGCCCAGCGGCAGTGGGAGGCCAAGCTAGGCCAACGGAAGGTGTACGAGAAGGAGGTGATTCAAGCCTTATACGAGGAGCTGGCGGCAAGGGTGGAGAAACGCCAGCAAACGGAGCAGGCCCTGTTTATCCGGGGAATGGGTCTGGCCACTCTGCGGGAGGACGGGTTCGTCTCCCTAACCGGCCGGAAGGGGAAGCCCGGCTTGGTGATTACCAAGCCGTTTCCTCTAGGGGAGAAGCTTTTTGTTAATGCAGACTGCCGGGCGGGAACGCTGTCGGCCTCATTGACCGACGAAGCGGGCAATCCGTTAGAAGGAGGGGAAGCCTGCCACCTTTCCGGCCATGACGGAACGCGATTGGAGCTTTCTTGGAGCTCCCTGCCGGGGGCGGAGCGGGCTGGACGTAACGTCAAGCTCCATCTGACCCTGCAGGATTGTCATTTGTATTCCGTTGTTTTTTAA
- a CDS encoding discoidin domain-containing protein: MNKYKAVLIIGVLMIMLQPFGGLTITRASSIPGNVGYLEPDANPTQGALAQFGNTGAASFGAMTMSIGVDLGTTRPFNEIRLTDSKEWNALTEAELTVYVSDTNNGTENSYRLVTGWTFHKEGSLILLDGFHETGRYVKVHGRFAPGSRDPLTQSSLQAVMSVHFTPGHPAGPATRIQAATMGYVNNDPDGTKAVGSWAYKGTAAMDYQNRSVGINLGSPTRVSQLELADSNTDSRGTLADYKLYYSDDNAAWTPVEMSGVRFDSRMEQGRTLHRFTFPPVKAQFFKVNSLYSDSSWKWQLTNLQRDVKAYGPGSELGGQLGFTRIGYLDEDASPESSPMRNWGHSADLALDYNGRSLGMDMGSIKTIGAVTLTDSNSAARGDKTSYSVYTSSDDSRYTLIPSEQIQWSQTLIDNRLVYTIGFEQPLTARYLKIHTNYRDSDSSFVLSGAARSQIRVYAPPAANQPGPADPTRLETPYPIGSATQLFVSRDLVESTNQVSLQVIAGQKSPDPIIEVGPGDEWRYIMGGDVIYNAGETDTKFEMWYMVQNTNNNSISSYYAKSPDGLHWERSPDYKLTVNGTPFSAYSASVRKDPDAPAAERYKMAMFNFASSVGQYYTSTLVSPNGIEWTYKNQKAVLGYDFAITVWDRFRQEYVMMTKSNESDPGFSNRLRRIFHTSTSPDFEQWTPTIKSLEADAIDNNFASIAERYDRAKPLFETPLDRGFQRADIYATAFYPHESGMIGFPLVHYINNKNPQKGDDDGVSEVQLAFSRDQHTWQRDFREPVLPTGTARIHPDLPNPLPRDNAAVSDWDSGWMYTAMHALDVGNEVWMYYNGSNTTHAADAIYNSAWRYDPDTNPAGVYTWEIGLAKWQKDRFVSVHTPASGTVTTKPVLFEGNTLVVNARTGAGGSVKAEILDEENRVLVPLSEAVTGDTFSGTVRFAGQEGALASLAGKPVKVKFYLENAELFSYGFKPDSTPPVTQAGVQGPKQTSWYTDDVTVTLSAADEFSGVDHTEYSLDEGRSWSIYSAPIRITEEGRHTLLYRSKDGAGNAEAVQTADIPLDKTPPDIQITGATIYTVDQQVRIACKAGDTVSGVVYSSCSSPLVDSPAYRLGIGIHQVEASAVDEAGHRVVEAAEYEIQVSVPSMIRLLKQWAGEGLNGGVANSLIGKLEHGQTDAFLHEVSAQKGKKLSDEQAEALAVMALALTNQQNGTGPDNPA, encoded by the coding sequence TTGAATAAGTACAAGGCCGTTCTGATCATAGGGGTTCTCATGATTATGCTGCAGCCCTTCGGAGGGTTGACGATTACCCGCGCATCTTCTATTCCCGGAAATGTTGGTTATCTGGAACCGGACGCGAATCCCACCCAGGGGGCCCTGGCCCAATTTGGAAATACCGGTGCCGCTTCCTTTGGCGCCATGACCATGAGCATCGGGGTGGATCTCGGCACGACCCGTCCCTTTAACGAAATCCGTCTCACGGACAGCAAGGAATGGAATGCCTTAACCGAAGCGGAGCTAACCGTTTATGTGAGCGATACCAACAATGGAACGGAGAACAGCTACCGCCTTGTCACCGGCTGGACGTTTCACAAGGAAGGCAGCCTTATTCTTCTCGACGGCTTCCACGAAACCGGCCGGTATGTGAAGGTACATGGCCGGTTTGCTCCGGGCTCCCGGGATCCCCTGACCCAGAGCAGCCTGCAGGCTGTGATGAGCGTGCACTTTACCCCGGGCCATCCCGCAGGGCCAGCCACGAGGATTCAGGCCGCAACCATGGGATACGTCAACAACGATCCCGATGGGACCAAGGCGGTAGGCAGCTGGGCGTATAAGGGTACGGCGGCGATGGATTACCAGAACAGGAGCGTCGGGATTAATCTAGGCTCTCCGACCCGTGTCTCGCAGCTGGAGCTCGCCGACAGCAATACCGATTCCCGCGGGACTCTGGCCGATTATAAGCTCTATTACAGTGACGATAATGCCGCATGGACCCCGGTGGAGATGAGCGGCGTCCGTTTCGACAGCCGGATGGAGCAGGGGCGCACTCTTCACCGGTTTACCTTTCCTCCCGTGAAAGCTCAATTCTTCAAAGTAAATTCCCTCTATTCCGATTCGTCCTGGAAGTGGCAGCTAACGAATCTCCAGCGCGACGTTAAGGCGTACGGGCCAGGCTCCGAGCTGGGAGGCCAGCTGGGCTTTACCCGGATCGGTTACTTGGATGAGGACGCCAGCCCGGAAAGCAGCCCCATGCGGAATTGGGGCCATTCGGCCGACCTCGCCCTCGATTACAACGGACGCAGCCTCGGAATGGACATGGGGAGCATCAAGACCATCGGTGCCGTTACTTTGACGGACTCGAACTCTGCCGCCCGGGGCGACAAGACAAGCTATTCGGTCTACACCAGTTCGGACGACAGCCGCTATACCTTAATACCAAGCGAACAGATACAATGGAGCCAAACGTTGATCGATAACCGTCTCGTCTATACCATCGGATTCGAACAGCCCTTAACCGCCAGGTATTTGAAAATCCATACAAATTACCGTGACAGCGACTCCTCCTTTGTCCTGTCCGGTGCCGCCCGGTCGCAGATTCGGGTTTACGCCCCGCCTGCGGCGAACCAGCCCGGGCCTGCCGATCCCACCCGCCTGGAGACTCCCTATCCCATCGGCTCCGCTACGCAGCTGTTCGTGAGCCGTGATCTGGTGGAGTCCACGAACCAGGTGTCCTTGCAAGTGATAGCGGGTCAAAAATCCCCCGATCCGATCATCGAAGTCGGGCCCGGAGATGAATGGCGGTATATTATGGGTGGGGATGTAATCTACAACGCAGGCGAAACCGACACGAAATTTGAGATGTGGTATATGGTTCAGAATACCAATAATAACTCGATCTCCAGCTATTATGCCAAAAGCCCCGACGGCCTGCATTGGGAACGCAGTCCGGATTATAAGCTAACGGTTAACGGAACTCCATTCTCGGCCTATTCCGCCAGCGTTCGTAAGGATCCGGACGCCCCGGCTGCCGAGCGGTACAAGATGGCCATGTTTAACTTTGCCAGCTCGGTAGGCCAGTACTACACAAGCACGCTGGTCTCTCCTAACGGGATCGAGTGGACGTACAAGAACCAGAAGGCCGTGCTTGGCTACGATTTTGCCATTACGGTTTGGGACCGGTTTCGTCAGGAATATGTGATGATGACCAAGAGCAATGAATCCGATCCGGGCTTCAGCAATCGGCTGCGCCGCATTTTCCATACCTCCACGTCCCCGGATTTCGAACAGTGGACTCCGACTATCAAGAGCCTGGAAGCGGACGCAATAGACAACAACTTTGCTTCGATTGCGGAGCGGTATGACCGTGCCAAGCCGCTGTTTGAGACGCCCCTTGACCGGGGATTCCAGCGCGCCGACATCTATGCCACGGCTTTCTATCCTCATGAAAGCGGCATGATCGGATTCCCGCTCGTTCATTACATTAATAACAAGAATCCGCAGAAAGGGGATGATGACGGAGTAAGCGAGGTTCAGCTGGCTTTCTCAAGAGACCAGCACACGTGGCAGCGGGATTTCCGCGAACCGGTCCTCCCAACCGGAACCGCCCGGATCCATCCGGACCTGCCCAACCCGCTTCCCCGGGACAATGCAGCCGTTTCCGACTGGGACAGCGGCTGGATGTATACGGCCATGCATGCCTTGGATGTCGGGAATGAAGTGTGGATGTACTACAACGGAAGCAACACCACCCATGCGGCCGATGCCATCTACAACAGCGCTTGGAGATATGACCCGGATACGAATCCGGCTGGCGTTTATACATGGGAGATCGGCTTGGCCAAATGGCAGAAGGACCGGTTTGTTTCGGTCCATACGCCGGCAAGCGGTACCGTGACAACCAAGCCGGTCCTGTTTGAGGGCAACACCTTGGTTGTCAATGCCAGGACTGGGGCAGGCGGCAGCGTTAAAGCCGAGATTCTGGATGAGGAGAACCGGGTGCTCGTTCCCCTTTCCGAGGCGGTAACCGGAGACACCTTCTCGGGCACGGTCCGCTTTGCCGGACAGGAGGGCGCATTGGCTTCGTTAGCCGGCAAACCGGTAAAAGTAAAATTCTACTTGGAGAATGCGGAGCTCTTCAGCTATGGCTTTAAGCCCGATTCCACTCCTCCGGTGACGCAGGCGGGAGTGCAAGGCCCGAAGCAGACTTCCTGGTATACGGATGACGTAACGGTCACCCTGTCGGCAGCCGATGAGTTCTCCGGTGTGGATCATACCGAGTACAGTCTGGACGAAGGCCGGTCGTGGTCCATCTATTCTGCTCCTATTCGGATAACGGAGGAGGGCCGGCATACCCTTCTGTACCGCTCTAAGGATGGAGCGGGAAATGCGGAGGCCGTCCAAACGGCGGACATTCCGTTGGATAAGACGCCGCCGGACATTCAAATAACCGGTGCAACCATCTATACCGTCGACCAGCAGGTGCGAATCGCTTGCAAAGCCGGGGACACCGTCTCGGGGGTAGTGTACAGCTCTTGCTCTTCTCCGCTGGTCGATTCCCCGGCTTACCGCTTAGGAATCGGTATCCATCAGGTAGAGGCGTCGGCCGTGGATGAGGCGGGGCATCGTGTAGTAGAGGCTGCCGAATATGAGATTCAGGTGAGTGTGCCAAGTATGATCCGCTTGCTTAAGCAGTGGGCGGGAGAAGGCTTGAACGGCGGAGTGGCCAATTCGCTGATCGGAAAGCTGGAACATGGCCAGACGGATGCCTTCCTGCATGAGGTTTCCGCCCAGAAGGGCAAGAAGCTTTCCGACGAGCAGGCGGAGGCGTTAGCAGTAATGGCTTTGGCCTTGACCAACCAGCAGAATGGCACGGGGCCTGACAACCCTGCGTAA